In Arachis hypogaea cultivar Tifrunner chromosome 2, arahy.Tifrunner.gnm2.J5K5, whole genome shotgun sequence, a genomic segment contains:
- the LOC112758606 gene encoding uncharacterized protein translates to MGNCLVLHHHENNMVRVMKSDGKILEFKAPIKVHQVLAQFSGYHAISNSLQSIHHLHPNTKLLKGQIFYLVPMSPSLSPSPKSSSKKKKKVRFAEQEVVVEGKGAKENINTNDDDNNNNNNGVVRIKIVISKQQLHDMMMQKGEIISVDELLSLVDHGENSNGEECDDDNNNNDGSIGWKPCLESIPELC, encoded by the coding sequence ATGGGAAATTGCTTAGTTCTTCATCATCATGAGAACAATATGGTAAGAGTAATGAAGAGTGATGGGAAAATTCTAGAGTTCAAAGCTCCCATTAAGGTGCACCAAGTTCTAGCACAATTTTCAGGCTATCATGCAATATCAAATTCACTACAATCCATTCATCATCTTCACCCTAATACCAAACTTCTCAAAGGTCAGATATTCTACCTTGTGCCTATGTCGCCGTCGCTGTCGCCGTCGCCGAAGTCTagtagcaagaagaagaagaaggtgagaTTTGCTGAACAAGAAGTAGTAGTGGAAGGAAAAGGTGCAAAGGAAAATATTAAtactaatgatgatgataataataataataataatggagtgGTTAGGATCAAAATTGTTATAAGTAAGCAACAACTTCATGATATGATGATGCAAAAGGGAGAGATTATTTCGGTTGATGAATTATTATCTTTGGTGGATCATGGTGAAAATAGTAATGGTGAAGAatgtgatgatgataataataataatgatggttCTATAGGGTGGAAACCATGCTTAGAAAGTATACCCGAATTATGTTAA
- the LOC112758615 gene encoding uncharacterized protein has protein sequence MEGMVPEKNQRYLMVLMRTKICGIDLMKLITPEKEAVDWENLPPLPFDFSMDLPLGRTFALELDSKIHLVGGLKYMSSYGYYFDGAYYTPCNKVYELDLDKKELEESKSIDDAPELSVSGFSTLHKIESDYYFMLMCGRGGFLPDNDAQNFWVLRSGTKVWEHLPDAPDLPGYHSRIDHSSWFDFYGKLYIRLCFEDGRVVVFSYDTHNLHWTTSEGDNSFTRSFCVPLASDDQRRFFFPRVHIPDLVDPGKYLALSCERIGGKKVIYAFQVDELGVLFFQRLEGCLDRMPSLYYEKTPVLVDLDGKGKFIVMVPGSAKEEKEDQVLFVLVLQVVPKKFVNHPSRVLRRSVRPPTECEFLDWKVLSMHMYRMEVSSWGIRDDLYAVFIFPGIQWEEENAQEVK, from the exons ATGGAAGGGATGGTGCCGGAGAAGAATCAACGATACCTTATGGTGCTAATGCGTACAAAGATATGCGGCATCGACCTCATGAAACTGATAACACCCGAGAAGGAGGCTGTGGATTGGGAAAATCTACCTCCGTTACCCTTCGATTTCAGCATGGATCTTCCACTTGGCCGCACGTTCGCTTTAGAGTTGGATTCCAAGATTCATCTCGTTGGAGGTCTCAAATATATGTCCAGCTATGGTTATTATTTTGATGGTGCTTACTATACTCCTTGCAATAAAGTCTACGAACTAGACCTTGACAAGAAGGAGTTAGAGGAGTCGAAATCAATCGATGATGCTCCAGAGTTATCTGTTTCCGGGTTCTCTACTCTTCACAAAATCGAAAgtgattattattttatgttgatGTGTGGTCGCGGTGGTTTCCTACCCGACAATGATGCTCAGAATTTTTGGGTTCTACGCTCTGGGACCAAGGTTTGGGAACACTTGCCTGATGCTCCTGATCTTCCTGGCTACCATTCCAGAATTGATCACAGTTCATGGTTCGACTTCTATGGTAAGCTATACATCCGACTCTGTTTCGAAGATGGAAGAGTTGTCGTCTTCTCTTATGACACCCATAACCTACATTGGACAACGAGTGAGGGTGACAATAGTTTTACGCGTTCTTTTTGTGTCCCACTGGCATCCGATGACCAGCGTCGGTTCTTTTTTCCAAGGGTGCATATTCCAG ATTTGGTTGATCCTGGCAAATACCTGGCACTTTCATGCGAACGCATTGGAGGGAAAAAAGTGATATATGCATTCCAGGTGGATGAATTGGGTGTCCTTTTCTTCCAAAGGCTTGAAGGCTGCTTAGATAGAATGCCGTCCTTGTATTATGAGAAAACGCCTGTGCTTGTTGATCTTGATGGCAAAGGCAAGTTTATTGTTATGGTACCTGGCTCTGCaaaggaagaaaaagaggacCAGGTCCTCTTTGTGTTGGTTCTTCAGGTTGTTCCAAAGAAGTTTGTCAACCATCCCTCCCGGGTCCTCCGTAGGTCTGTGAGGCCCCCAACGGAGTGTGAGTTCTTAGATTGGAAGGTCCTTAGCATGCACATGTACAGAATGGAGGTCTCGAGTTGGGGAATAAGAGATGATTTGTATGCTGTCTTTATTTTCCCTGGCATCCAGTGGGAAGAAGAGAATGCCCAGGAGGTCAAATAG
- the LOC112758636 gene encoding 1-(5-phosphoribosyl)-5-[(5-phosphoribosylamino)methylideneamino] imidazole-4-carboxamide isomerase, chloroplastic-like, protein MRNLPATLTRSFHPLSINRNSSLFFFSSTNHLRFLQPSRSATSTFSNSIQCAVRFRPCIDIHKGKVKQIVGSTLQDLKGDGSNPVTNFESDKSAAEYAILYKQDGLTGGHAIMLGADPLSKAAALEALHAYPGGLQVGGGINSDNCLSYIEEGASHVIVTSYVFNNGQMDLKRLKDLVRIVGKERLVLDLSCRKKEGKYAIVTDRWQKFSDVSLDAEVMQFLANFADEFLVHGVDVEGKKLGIDEELVALLGKHSPIPVTYAGGVTVMDDLERIKTAGMERVDVTVGSALDIFGGNMAYKDVVAWHTQQQASIV, encoded by the exons ATGCGGAATCTTCCTGCAACTCTAACTCGTTCCTTCCATCCACTCTCCATTAACAGAAACTCATCACTCTTCTTTTTCagctccaccaatcacctccgtTTTCTTCAACCCTCACGCTCCGCTACTTCAACATTTTCAAATTCTATTCAATGTGCCGTTCGATTCCGACCCTGCATCGACATACACAAG GGGAAAGTGAAACAAATTGTTGGTTCAACCCTTCAGGATTTGAAGGGAGATGGGTCAAATCCGGTGACAAATTTCGAATCTGATAAGTCAGCAGCTGAGTATGCTATTCTTTACAAACAAGATGGGCTTACCGGTGGCCATGCGATCATGCTCGGTGCAGATCCTTTGAGCAAAGCTGCTGCACTTGAAGCATTGCATGCTTATCCTG GCGGTTTGCAAGTTGGAGGGGGAATAAATTCGGACAATTGTTTGAGTTACATCGAGGAAGGAGCAAGCCACGTCATTGTCACATCC TATGTGTTCAACAATGGTCAAATGGATCTCAAAAGACTAAAAGATCTTGTTAGAATTGTTGGAAAAGAGAGACTTGTGTTGGATCTCAGTTGCAGAAAAAAG GAAGGTAAATATGCAATTGTCACTGATAGGTGGCAGAAGTTCAGTGATGTGTCACTTGATGCTGAAGTAATGCAATTTCTTGCCAACTTTGCTGATGAATTTCTAGTTCATGGTGTTGATGTTGAAGGGAAAAA GCTGGGAATTGATGAAGAGCTAGTGGCTTTGCTTGGCAAGCATTCACCG ATTCCTGTTACATATGCTGGGGGTGTGACTGTAATGGACGATTTAGAGAGGATAAAGACGGCGGGGATGGAGCGCGTGGACGTCACCGTGGGAAGTGCATTGGACATTTTTGGGGGAAACATGGCTTATAAAGATGTTGTAGCTTGGCATACCCAGCAACAAGCCTCCATAGTTTAA